Proteins co-encoded in one Astyanax mexicanus isolate ESR-SI-001 chromosome 1, AstMex3_surface, whole genome shotgun sequence genomic window:
- the LOC125799255 gene encoding piggyBac transposable element-derived protein 4-like: protein MSKRYSVHEVLDHIFGNDGDLEEREGSEAEEDVSEEEDDVQYDPEQDQTSDEEDPDVTDAQGEVFKSKKGDISWLSSPPQTQARAPMENILRMTPGPTRYAVSHAQDIKSTFELFFPRPIQSILLEMTNMEGRRVFGDSWTEMDKTQLDAHMGLLLLAGVSRSCNEATASLWDSESGRPIFRATMSLQAFHVLSRVLRFDNRETRVARRENDKLAPIREVWDKWVENLPFVYNPGPEVTVDERLVPFRGRCPFRQYMPSKPGKYGIKIWAACDAKTAYAWNMQIYTGKSATGVPEKNQGKRVVLDMTKGLRGHNITCDNFFTSYDLAQELLKRKLTMVGTVRKNKPELPLALLGTKDRAPLSSKFAFSERTTVVSYCPKKNKNVILMSTLHRDAGVSSREDKKPDMILDYNKNKGGVDNLDKVTGTYKCKRGTKRWPMVVFYNMLDVSAYNAYVVWTEIDPGWNGEKPFKRRLFLEELGKSLVSPYIERRKRLPRTEASVRLVKGLQPTLTSSSCDTNQGGDSRSSKRKRCQSCPANKDRKSNTTCHTCKKFICAEHTVTIKYCDSCI from the coding sequence ATGAGCAAAAGGTATTCTGTTCATGAGGTGCTAGATCATATCtttggtaatgatggtgatcttgaggagagagagggaagtgAAGCTGAGGAGGATGTgtctgaggaggaggatgatgttcAGTATGACCCTGAACAAGACCAAACATCTGATGAGGAGGACCCAGATGTCACAGATGCTCAAGGAGAGGTCTTCAAGTCAAAAAAAGGTGACATTTCATGGTTATCAAGCCCTCCTCAAACCCAAGCCAGGGCACCGATGGAAAACATCCTCAGAATGACTCCAGGGCCTACTAGATACGCTGTGTCACACGCCCAAGACATCAAGTCAAcgtttgaactgttctttccacgACCTATTCAGAGTATCCTACTTGAGATGACCAACATGGAAGGGAGAAGAGTGTTTGGTGATAGCTGGACGGAGATGGACAAAACACAGCTAGATGCGCACATGGGACTGTTGCTTCTTGCGGGGGTGTCCAGATCCTGTAATGAAGCTACGGCCAGCTTATGGGATAGTGAGTCAGGACGCCCTATTTTTCGTGCCACAATGTCCCTTCAAGCCTTTCATGTGTTATCAAGAGTGCTACGTTTTGACAACAGGGAGACCAGAGTTGCTCGTCGTGAGAATGACAAGCTTGCTCCCATCAGGGAGGTTTGGGACAAATGGGTGGAAAATTTACCCTTTGTGTACAATCCTGGGCCAGAGGTGACAGTGGATGAACGGCTAGTCCCTTTCAGAGGCCGCTGTCCCTTCAGGCAGTACATGCCAAGCAAGCCTGGAAAATATGGGATCAAAATATGGGCAGCTTGTGATGCAAAAACTGCCTATGCatggaatatgcaaatatataccgGAAAATCTGCCACCGGAGTGCCAGAGAAGAACCAGGGCAAGCGGGTCGTCCTGGACATGACCAAGGGTCTTCGGGGGCACAACATAacttgtgataatttttttaccTCCTATGACCTTGCGCAAGAGCTTCTAAAGAGGAAGCTGACGATGGTGGGAACAGTCAGGAAGAACAAACCTGAGCTTCCCTTAGCTCTTCTTGGAACGAAAGACAGGGCTCCTCTCTCATCCAAGTTTGCATTCTCAGAAAGAACCACAGTTGTCTCCTACTGtcccaaaaagaacaaaaatgtcaTTCTGATGTCAACTCTCCACAGGGATGCTGGTGTGAGCAGTAGGGAGGACAAGAAGCCAGACATGATCCTGGATTACAACAAGAACAAAGGTGGTGTTGACAACCTGGACAAGGTCACCGGCACATACAAATGCAAGCGGGGGACAAAAAGGTGGCCAATGGTTGTGTTCTACAACATGCTGGACGTTTCGGCATACAACGCATATGTAGTGTGGACTGAAATAGATCCAGGATGGAATGGAGAAAAACCTTTCAAGAGGAGGCTTTTTCTGGAGGAGTTGGGCAAGTCTCTGGTTTCTCCCTATATCGAAAGACGAAAGAGGCTGCCCCGAACCGAAGCGTCTGTTCGTTTGGTGAAAGGGCTTCAGCCAACACTCACATCATCATCCTGTGATACAAACCAGGGAGGAGATTCCAGGAGCAGCAAGAGGAAGAGGTGCCAGTCCTGCCCCGCCAACAAGGACAGGAAGTCCAACACCACTTGCCACACATGCAAGAAATTCATTTGCGCGGAGCACACAGTAACCATCAAATACTGTGATTCATgcatttga